In one Conger conger chromosome 5, fConCon1.1, whole genome shotgun sequence genomic region, the following are encoded:
- the ghsra gene encoding growth hormone secretagogue receptor a yields MHNWTNHSSCPFNCTTDDNTTNERNDFPVNLFPIPILTGITVTCTLLFLVGVTGNLMTILVVTKYKDMRTTTNLYLSSMAFSDLLIFLCMPLDLYRVWRYRPWNFGDLLCKLFQFVSESCTYSTILNITALSVERYFAICFPLKAKVVVTKERVRGVILVLWIVAFFSAGPIFVLVGVEHESGTDSWETNECKATEYAIRSGLLTIMVWVSSIFFFLPVFCLTVLYSLIGRKLWKRKKESIGPNISSRDKNNKQTVKMLAVVVFAFVLCWLPFHVGRYLISKSSEAGSPLMSLISEYCNLVSFVLFYLSAAINPILYNIMSKKYRIAACRLFGEKQAPRRTASAIKSESSPGWTESSVSM; encoded by the exons ATGCATAATTGGACAAATCATTCAAGCTGTCCATTTAACTGCACTACGGATGACAACACAACTAATGAAAGAAACGACTTTCCTGTTAACCTTTTCCCAATACCCATACTAACCGGGATAACCGTTACCTGCACTCTACTTTTTCTTGTTGGAGTTACTGGGAATTTAATGACGATTCTGGTGGTCACAAAATATAAGGACATGAGGACGACCACCAATTTGTACCTGTCCAGCATGGCGTTTTCTGATCTACTGATTTTCCTTTGCATGCCCCTCGACCTGTACAGAGTCTGGCGGTATCGTCCGTGGAATTTTGGGGACTTGCTTTGTAAACTCTTTCAGTTCGTCAGTGAGAGCTGTACTTACTCCACCATCCTGAACATTACCGCTCTCAGTGTGGAGAGGTACTTCGCTATTTGTTTTCCTCTCAAGGCGAAGGTAGTGGTGACAAAAGAACGAGTGAGAGGTGTTATCCTGGTTCTCTGGATTGTGGCATTTTTCAGTGCGGGACCCATATTTGTCCTTGTTGGTGTGGAGCACGAGAGCGGAACAGATTCCTGGGAGACGAACGAATGCAAGGCGACGGAGTACGCCATCAGATCCGGTCTCCTGACCATTATGGTGTGGGTTTCCAGCATCTTTTTCTTCTTGCCAGTGTTTTGCCTTACTGTTCTGTACAGCCTAATTGGGAGAAAGTTatggaagagaaagaaagagagcataGGACCCAACATCTCAAGTCGTGACAAGAATAATAAACAAACTGTAAAAATGCTGG CTGTGGTGGTGTTTGCCTTTGTGCTGTGTTGGCTGCCGTTTCACGTGGGACGCTATTTGATTTCCAAATCATCCGAAGCAGGCTCCCCGTTAATGTCACTTATAAGCGAGTACTGCAACCTGGTCTCCTTCGTGCTCTTTTACCTCAGTGCCGCCATCAACCCCATCCTTTATAATATCATGTCCAAGAAGTACAGGATTGCAGCTTGCAGACTTTTTGGGGAGAAGCAGGCCCCACGAAGGACTGCGTCCGCCATTAAAAGCGAGAGCTCGCCTGGATGGACCGAATCGAGCGTGAGCATGTga